Proteins encoded in a region of the Mucilaginibacter sabulilitoris genome:
- a CDS encoding response regulator transcription factor, translating into MNKEIKIALVEDDENLRFLVAERLQSEGYKVLEADNGDDAENIILEEQPDIVLLDWMLPGKPGSQVCNNIREKGYDKLIIMMTAKAQDVDKIEAYNFGVSDYITKPFNMDVLVAMIDNKIKFSLNSEKTESYKFANMEHLPNTHLLIRDGRKIELTILENRILLYFLKNKNKVINREELMMEVWGYNADVNTRTLDMHIVRLRKKIETNADSPQYLQTVRGIGYKFVYNQ; encoded by the coding sequence ATGAACAAAGAAATTAAAATTGCGCTGGTTGAAGATGATGAAAACCTGCGGTTCCTGGTTGCTGAGCGTTTGCAATCAGAAGGATACAAAGTATTGGAAGCCGATAACGGCGACGATGCCGAAAATATAATATTGGAAGAACAGCCCGATATTGTTTTGCTCGACTGGATGCTGCCCGGTAAACCCGGTTCGCAGGTGTGCAACAACATCAGGGAAAAAGGTTATGATAAATTGATTATCATGATGACCGCCAAGGCGCAGGATGTTGACAAGATAGAGGCCTATAACTTTGGCGTGTCTGACTATATTACCAAGCCGTTTAATATGGATGTTTTGGTGGCCATGATTGACAATAAGATCAAATTTTCGCTAAACAGCGAAAAAACGGAATCATACAAGTTTGCCAACATGGAGCATTTGCCCAACACGCACCTGCTCATCAGGGACGGCCGCAAGATTGAGCTTACTATACTGGAAAACCGCATACTGCTCTACTTCCTGAAAAACAAAAACAAGGTTATTAACCGCGAAGAACTGATGATGGAGGTTTGGGGCTATAATGCCGATGTAAACACCCGTACCCTTGATATGCATATTGTACGCCTCCGCAAAAAAATTGAAACCAACGCCGATTCGCCGCAGTACCTGCAAACCGTAAGGGGAATAGGGTATAAGTTTGTTTATAATCAATAA